GTGTTCTACGGCATCGCGCCCTACAAGAACGGCCAGCTGGTATCGTGGAGCTATACGCTGATGTAGCGGAATTGCCCGCACTTCTTTAGGTAATAGCATCGCATACCTGTTATGGACATAAGCGATTGAAAGGAGCACCCTTCTATGCTCGATATCAGGCTTATTCGCGAGCAGGCCGACATGGTCAAAGCCCAACTTGCGCGCGCGGGCGTCGAGCCGGCCGCGATCGACGCGGTGCTGGGCTACGACGAGCAGCGCCGCACGCTGCTGCGCGAGGTCGAGGCACTCAAGGCCACGCGCAACGCCGTATCGAAAGATATCGGCAAGATGAAGGCTGCGGCCGAGCGCGACGCCAAGATCGCCGAGATGCGCGGCGTGGGCGACCAGATCGCCGGCCTCGACAAGCAGGTGGCGCAGGTCGAAGAGCAGCAGCGCATGGCCCTGCTCGAGCTGCGCAACCTGCCGCACCCGAGCGTGCCCGACGGCCCCGACGAGGACCATAATGTCGTGATCAGCCAGGAGGGCCAGCCGCGCATCTTCGACTTTACGCCCAGGCCGCATTGGGAGCTAGGCGAGCAGCTCGGGATCATCGACTTTGAGCGCGGCGTGAAGCTTTCGGGCTCGCGCTTCTATGTGCTGAGGGGCCTGGGCGCCAAGCTACAGCGCGCGGTGATCCAGTGGCTGCTCGACCTGCACGGCCGCCAGGGCTACACCGAGGTGTACACGCCGTTCGTGGTGAAAGAAGAGACGGTGTGGGCCGCAGGCCAGCTGCCCAAGTTCCGCGACAACCTGTACCGCGATGTTGAAGACGACCTGTGGCTGGTGCCTACCGCCGAGGTGCCGGTGACGAGCCTGCACCGCGACGAGATCCTCGACGCAGACCAGCTGCCCATGCACTACTGCGCCTACACGCCGTGCTTCCGGCGCGAAAAGATGAGCGCCGGCCGCGACGTGCGCGGGATCAAGCGCGGCCACCAGTTCGACAAGGTCGAGATGTACAAGTTCGTCGCGCCCGATACCAGCTATGCCGAGCTCGAGCAGCTGCGCGCCGATGCCGAAGAGTGCTGCCGGCTGCTGGGCATCCCATTTCGCACCAAGACGCTCTGCACCGGCGACCTGGGCTTCGCCGCGACCAAGACCTACGATGTCGAGCTGTGGGCGCCTGGCCAGAACGAGTGGCTCGAGGTCAGCTCGTGCTCGAATGTCGAGGCCTTCCAGGCCCGCCGCGCCAATGTGCGCTTCCGGCCCGACCAAGGCGCCAAGCCCGAGTTCGTCCACACGCTGAATGGCTCGGGGCTGGGCATGCCGCGCACAATTATCGCGATCATGGAGAACTACCAGCAGGCCGACGGCTCGATCGTGGTGCCGGCTGTGCTGCGGCCGTATATGGGCGGGGTCGATGTGATTCGGTGATAAGATGCCCGGGTGACAAGATGGCAAGCTCGCCGATGCTGGTCATCTTGTCACCCCGTCAGCTTGTCAAACGAGGGTGGGATGGGCGAAATTGACGAGCGGCTCGAGCGGGGCGTTGCGCTGTTCCGGCGTGCCGGCGACGACGACGCGCTACTGGGCGCGGCGCTACTGGCGTTTGTGGGTGCGCTCGAGCAGTTCCTCGACGCCGACCTGCTCGCGCGGCCCGAGCTGGCCGAACCCGACCGCGCCCAGCTGACACAGGGCCGGCTAGGATGGGCGCGCCGGGCCGATCTGGCCGAGCAGCACGGGTTGCTGCGCGGCCAGCATCGCGCGCAGGTGCTCGAGGCAGCCCGCGCGCGCGTGGCCATGGCGCGCGGCGAGGCCTGCGCGTGGGATGCCGGCGAGATCCAGGCATTCGGCCGGCTCGTAGCGAATATCTGCGGACGGCGCGAGCTGGTGCGCCAGATCGACCAGCGCGCCGAGCGCGCCCGCACCACCGCCGCCGCCGCACCGCCGGCCTACAGCACCGTGCCGCCGCGCTTCCCGTGGGTACGGCTGGTCGCGACGCTGCTGTTTCTGGTGGCGCTTGGCGGTGTGCTCTGGGTAATCTACCAGCAGATCGACGGGCCACGGCTGCTGGGCGCGCTGGGCGCGCTGCCGGCACCAACCGCCGAGCCAGTGCCATTCGAGATCGACCCGAGCGCGACACCAGTGCAGCGCCGCGCCACGATCGTCGGGCTAGGCGGCACGCCCGGCTGGCTGCACGTCACGCCCGCGTTCGACAGCCCGACCCGTGCGATCCAGCTGGCCGACGGCATGCAGGTGACGCTTCGCGAACAGCAGCAGGTCGACGCGAATAACACGCGCTGGCAGCTGATCGAGGCCGGCGGCTACGAGGGCTGGTGCCCCGAGGCAAATTTGGCGATCGGGCCGTAGCGGGGTGGTTGCGCCTGCGGCAGCTCGGTTTTTGCGCTCTGCGAGCGCAAAAACCGAAACATGCAGTGCCGCTGGCTACGCCTGGTAGCGCCTGAGGATCAGCGCCGAGTTGTGGCCACCCAGCCCGATCGAGTTCGAAAGCGCCGTGTCGACACGCGCCTCGCGGGCGATGTTCGGCACATAATCGAGATCACAGGCCGGGTCGGGCTGCTGGAGATTGATCGTGGGGGGAATGCGCCCATCGTGAACTACCAGCGCACAGATCAGCGCCTCGATCGAGCCGGCCGCGCCCATCATATGCCCGAGCATCGACTTAGTCGAGCTGACCGCCAGACGATACGCCTGATCGCCAAACACCGTCTTGATCGCCCTGGTCTCGGAGGCATCGTTCAGCGGCGTGCCGGTGCCATGTGCGTTAATGTACTGCACTGCGTCGGGGTGCATGCCGGCCTTGCGCAGCGCCATCTTCATGGCCCGCGCCGCGCCGGCGCCGCTCTCGTCGGCCGCAACCATGTCGCGCGCGTCGGCGCTGTTGCCATAGCCCACCAGCTCGGCCACGATCGGCGCGCCACGGGCCAGCGCGTGGTCGAGGCTTTCGAGCACCAGCGCAGCCGCACCCTCGGATAGAATGAAGCCGTTGCGGCGCGCGTCGAACGGCTTGCAGGCCAGCTCGGGATGCTCGTTATCATCGGCCAGGCCGCGCATAGTGCTGAATGAAGCCACGATCGTGGGGTGGATGGGCGCCTCGCTACTGCCGGTGATGATCACCTCGGCATCGCCGCGCCGCACCGTCTCGAACGCCTCGCCGATATTGTGCCCGCCAGTCGAGCAGGCCGCCGTGACGGCCATATTTGGGCCCTGGGCGCCAAGCTGAATGGCAATATAGCCACTGGCCGCATCGGGGATCATATTGGCGATCAGCGTCGGCGCCACGCGCCGGTAGCCGCGCTCGTTATACACATCGTGATTCTCGAAGATCAGGTCGAGCCCGCCCGAGCCGGTGCCGTAGATCACCCCGACCTGCTCAGGATCCTCGCGCTCCATCTCGAGCCGCGCGGCGCGCACGGCCTCGAGCACGGCGTTGAGCGCATAGCGCGTGTAGATCGACTGCCGGCGCGCCTCACGCTGGTCGACTGCCGGGTCGAGCGTGAAGCCCTTGAGCTCGCCAGCGATCCGGATCGGCATCGCCGACGCGTCAAAACGGGTGATCGCCGCAATCCCGCTGGTGCCGTTCAGCAACGCGCGCCACATCGACGGCACATCGTTGCCCACCGGGGTGACCGCGCCAAGGCCGGTGATGACTACTCGTCGCATTGTGTTCTCCAGATTCGCTCGATCAACCCGGCGTTGCGGAGTTTCGCCGCGCACGCTCGCTAGTACGAATCGAATAGGCGTTCGGCATGATTCAACCGAACGTGACTGTTCGGTGGGGGTTCGAGGGCGGCGCAATCGCCCCCGAACCCCCACCATCAGGTACGTGTTCATCCGAAATTCGGCGCACTGCTGCCGAGCTGGCTACTCGGTCTGTTCCAGCAGCTTGACGATCTCGGTATCGCTGAGGGTGACCGGCCGTGCATCGGAGGTGATGCGCTTGACCAGGCCGCTCAGCACCTGTTTGGGGCCGATCTCGACGATCGTATCGATCCCTTCGGATACCATCGTCTGCACCGAACGCGTCCATTGCACCGGGCGCGTAAGCTGGCCCGACAGCTCGGCGCGCAGCTCATCGACCGTCGTCAGCGCCTGGGCGCTGATATTGGCGATCAGCGGCACCTGCGGTGGGCGGAAGTGAATATGGTTGACCATCTCGGTGAAGTGCTGCGCGGCCTGCTGCATCAACGGCGAGTGCGAGGCAATGCTGACGGTCAGGCGCTGCACCAGCCGGGCGCCCCGCGCTTTGGCCAGATCCATGGCGCGCTGGAGCGCCGCCACCTCACCCGAAAGCACGGTCTGGCCCGGCGAGTTGGCGTTCGCCAGCGTCACCACGCCGGCCGATTGCGCCTCTTCGACCACCTCGGCCAGCGTCTGCTCGTCGAGGCCG
The sequence above is drawn from the Candidatus Kouleothrix ribensis genome and encodes:
- the serS gene encoding serine--tRNA ligase, with protein sequence MLDIRLIREQADMVKAQLARAGVEPAAIDAVLGYDEQRRTLLREVEALKATRNAVSKDIGKMKAAAERDAKIAEMRGVGDQIAGLDKQVAQVEEQQRMALLELRNLPHPSVPDGPDEDHNVVISQEGQPRIFDFTPRPHWELGEQLGIIDFERGVKLSGSRFYVLRGLGAKLQRAVIQWLLDLHGRQGYTEVYTPFVVKEETVWAAGQLPKFRDNLYRDVEDDLWLVPTAEVPVTSLHRDEILDADQLPMHYCAYTPCFRREKMSAGRDVRGIKRGHQFDKVEMYKFVAPDTSYAELEQLRADAEECCRLLGIPFRTKTLCTGDLGFAATKTYDVELWAPGQNEWLEVSSCSNVEAFQARRANVRFRPDQGAKPEFVHTLNGSGLGMPRTIIAIMENYQQADGSIVVPAVLRPYMGGVDVIR
- the fabF gene encoding beta-ketoacyl-ACP synthase II, translating into MRRVVITGLGAVTPVGNDVPSMWRALLNGTSGIAAITRFDASAMPIRIAGELKGFTLDPAVDQREARRQSIYTRYALNAVLEAVRAARLEMEREDPEQVGVIYGTGSGGLDLIFENHDVYNERGYRRVAPTLIANMIPDAASGYIAIQLGAQGPNMAVTAACSTGGHNIGEAFETVRRGDAEVIITGSSEAPIHPTIVASFSTMRGLADDNEHPELACKPFDARRNGFILSEGAAALVLESLDHALARGAPIVAELVGYGNSADARDMVAADESGAGAARAMKMALRKAGMHPDAVQYINAHGTGTPLNDASETRAIKTVFGDQAYRLAVSSTKSMLGHMMGAAGSIEALICALVVHDGRIPPTINLQQPDPACDLDYVPNIAREARVDTALSNSIGLGGHNSALILRRYQA
- the fabD gene encoding ACP S-malonyltransferase — its product is MKARIAFVFPGQGSQYVGMGKQLYDASPAARRIFDKADSILGFPLSTLCFEGPQADLDDTYNAQPAILTVSIACLEALKERFGPLGYLGTPKLVAGHSMGEFTALVAAGVLDFEDALKLVRERGRLMKESGEQHPGGMAAVVGLDEQTLAEVVEEAQSAGVVTLANANSPGQTVLSGEVAALQRAMDLAKARGARLVQRLTVSIASHSPLMQQAAQHFTEMVNHIHFRPPQVPLIANISAQALTTVDELRAELSGQLTRPVQWTRSVQTMVSEGIDTIVEIGPKQVLSGLVKRITSDARPVTLSDTEIVKLLEQTE